A genomic stretch from Phycisphaerae bacterium includes:
- a CDS encoding DUF167 domain-containing protein: protein MIQIRRQGNDILLPVKVVPKSSRDRIVGELDGALKITVAAAPDKGAANVAVCTLLAKTMGLRTSQVMVQTGHGSPRKTVRISGTSIDAVLERLEIAKT, encoded by the coding sequence ATGATTCAGATCCGCCGACAAGGCAACGATATTCTCTTACCCGTGAAGGTGGTCCCCAAATCCTCCCGCGACAGGATTGTGGGCGAACTCGACGGGGCGCTCAAGATCACCGTCGCGGCGGCCCCGGACAAGGGCGCCGCCAACGTCGCGGTTTGCACACTGCTCGCCAAGACAATGGGCCTGCGGACCTCGCAGGTTATGGTGCAGACCGGCCATGGCTCGCCGCGAAAGACCGTCCGGATCAGTGGCACTTCAATCGATGCCGTCCTTGAAAGACTGGAGATCGCAAAAACCTGA
- a CDS encoding type II secretion system protein, with protein MLQSTLDRVSRKAAGTLTGFTLIEVLVVVAIIALLVAVLLPTLARTREQTRATVCLSNLKQQGIALSTYSADHKTVLPWAGSFRFSLMEGKYYLGYSGDDRHDWALVNIGALYPKYVGANPELFYCPNNKAADSTGSNGIAQFLSCYRAPKRGRPGYQNSHTFPISPFSSYNYAAPLIPAASPCDAGSRMYPEESVRYGDASLANESPYWQYLNEAVDSAPEFLGPLPAGMRGRHSVHAFVSDGYFAGKDAFTWEGQVYNRDPYEGYHLRSYNVLYSDLHARRVVDPQGQIHAAQLTPIRYNNAGGPNVTKVFKVWDYFSRNH; from the coding sequence ATGCTGCAGTCAACTCTTGATCGGGTTTCGCGCAAAGCCGCCGGAACCCTGACCGGCTTCACGCTGATCGAGGTTCTGGTGGTCGTTGCGATCATCGCCCTGCTGGTCGCTGTCCTGCTGCCCACGCTGGCTCGAACCCGCGAGCAAACAAGGGCAACGGTCTGCCTCTCCAACTTGAAGCAGCAGGGAATCGCCCTCTCAACGTACTCCGCCGATCACAAGACCGTCCTGCCGTGGGCCGGCTCGTTTCGGTTCTCACTGATGGAGGGCAAGTACTACCTCGGGTATTCCGGCGACGACAGGCACGACTGGGCCTTGGTCAATATCGGCGCGTTGTACCCCAAGTACGTGGGTGCGAACCCCGAACTCTTCTACTGCCCCAACAACAAGGCCGCCGACAGCACCGGATCGAACGGCATTGCCCAGTTCCTGAGTTGTTACCGTGCCCCAAAACGCGGCCGGCCGGGATATCAGAATTCGCACACATTTCCCATCTCCCCTTTCAGCTCATACAACTACGCCGCACCTCTGATCCCCGCCGCCTCGCCGTGCGACGCCGGCAGCCGGATGTACCCCGAAGAGTCGGTCCGCTACGGCGACGCGTCGCTGGCGAACGAATCACCCTACTGGCAGTACCTGAACGAGGCCGTTGATTCCGCCCCGGAATTCCTCGGCCCGCTCCCGGCCGGAATGCGCGGCCGGCACTCCGTACACGCTTTCGTCTCCGACGGCTACTTTGCGGGCAAAGATGCCTTCACCTGGGAAGGGCAGGTGTACAATCGCGATCCCTACGAGGGCTATCACCTCCGCAGCTACAACGTCCTGTACAGTGATTTACACGCCAGGCGTGTGGTCGATCCCCAGGGCCAGATTCACGCCGCCCAGCTCACCCCCATTCGCTATAACAACGCGGGCGGCCCCAACGTGACCAAGGTTTTCAAAGTCTGGGACTACTTCTCGCGCAATCACTGA
- a CDS encoding D-2-hydroxyacid dehydrogenase — MRIVVLDGHTMSPGDNPWDEVAALGELTIYERSTHGQLIERAGAAEIIVTNKVPVTAADLDQLVNLKMIAVTATGYNVVDVEAARARGIPVCNVPVYATQGVAQFTFALLLELCHHVGAHDASVKQGAWTRSPDFSYCETPQIELADRVMGVIGYGRIGRQAARIARAFDMKVMACDKDHAPGGADGEVCFVDMRTVFSQADVVSLHCPQTSETAGLVNAERLGLMKSTAFLINTARGGLVVERDLADALNKGRIAGAAVDVVAVEPIREDNPLLTARNIIITPHMAWAGLAARKRLMAVTAENIRAFQRGKPVNVVN, encoded by the coding sequence ATGCGTATCGTTGTTCTGGACGGTCACACGATGAGCCCAGGTGACAATCCGTGGGATGAGGTCGCAGCGCTTGGGGAGTTGACGATTTACGAACGGTCGACCCACGGGCAATTGATTGAACGCGCGGGCGCGGCGGAGATCATCGTCACGAACAAGGTTCCGGTGACTGCGGCCGACTTGGATCAACTCGTGAATCTAAAGATGATCGCGGTGACGGCCACGGGTTACAATGTGGTTGACGTGGAGGCGGCCCGGGCCCGCGGGATCCCGGTCTGCAACGTTCCCGTCTATGCAACACAGGGCGTGGCCCAGTTCACGTTTGCACTCTTGTTGGAGTTGTGCCACCACGTCGGCGCACACGATGCATCGGTCAAGCAGGGCGCGTGGACGCGCAGTCCGGACTTCTCCTATTGCGAAACGCCGCAGATCGAGCTGGCCGACCGCGTGATGGGGGTTATCGGCTACGGGCGGATCGGCCGGCAAGCGGCCCGGATTGCACGAGCCTTCGACATGAAGGTCATGGCCTGTGACAAAGATCATGCTCCCGGTGGCGCTGATGGCGAGGTCTGTTTCGTCGATATGCGGACGGTGTTCTCGCAGGCCGACGTGGTGAGTCTGCATTGCCCGCAGACATCGGAGACTGCGGGTCTGGTAAACGCTGAGCGCCTGGGACTGATGAAATCGACCGCCTTCCTCATCAACACTGCTCGCGGCGGGTTAGTGGTCGAGCGTGACTTGGCTGATGCCCTCAATAAAGGCCGGATTGCCGGTGCGGCCGTCGACGTTGTCGCCGTCGAGCCGATCCGCGAGGACAACCCGCTGCTGACCGCCAGGAACATCATCATCACCCCACACATGGCTTGGGCGGGCTTGGCCGCCCGCAAACGCCTGATGGCCGTCACCGCCGAGAACATCCGCGCCTTCCAGCGGGGAAAGCCGGTTAACGTGGTGAACTGA
- a CDS encoding acetylxylan esterase: MSRLVWAFLAAWVAMGLTMTEAVLSGEPTTQPAPVPASGQTLRDLRAYLLRRAPKFVAPSDPGEWLPQAEQIRENVLRNVIFRGVPQQWQEGPVRIVWQETLPGRGYKIRKLRYEAVPGLWIGALLYEPEGLTGKVPAVLNPNGHVGKPGMTIDYKQARCINLAKRGMLALNYEWIGMGQLDGPGYAHGNASHLDLCGRAGLSVFYQSLKRGLDVLLSHPSADPERTAVTGLSGGGWQTIVFSSLDTRVKLCAPNAGYCGIERRIWETRDIGDREQNPPDLVAIADYPVLTALLAPRPALLIYNANDDCCFYAATARLSVFEPVAPVYEMLGVGDHFAFHVNSDPGTHNYLKDNRQAFYRFINRHFLPPDQRKDEEIPCEDEIRKPEELKIEYPPDHADFYSLAAEAMRDLPATKCPAGAEIARKQWSDKTRDALAKVVRADLTLRTSPVVTKLSVSTMPVGQTPGTAVHLRLGGQWTLPMVEYSPTKGSPTVCHLIVADGGIGKTREVAATALGRGERVIVADILLTGECVPGITGTWQFAQMIDAVGARPLGIQAGQLDAIIEHLAWRYPGEVLHVTTIGRVSGLAALTTAALTPGRPARLTLQDMIPSLKDLITGKVSWNSAPSLFCFGLLEVADVPELIELAKPTQVSMQ; the protein is encoded by the coding sequence ATGTCTCGTCTTGTTTGGGCTTTCTTGGCGGCATGGGTGGCGATGGGATTGACCATGACGGAGGCGGTGCTATCGGGTGAGCCGACCACACAACCGGCTCCGGTGCCGGCTTCGGGCCAGACTCTCCGGGATTTGCGGGCCTACCTCCTGCGTCGAGCACCGAAGTTCGTCGCCCCGAGCGATCCGGGCGAGTGGCTCCCGCAGGCCGAGCAGATTCGTGAGAACGTTCTGAGGAATGTCATATTCCGAGGTGTGCCGCAGCAGTGGCAAGAAGGTCCGGTCAGGATCGTGTGGCAGGAGACGCTGCCGGGCAGGGGCTACAAGATCCGAAAGCTCAGGTACGAGGCGGTGCCGGGGCTCTGGATCGGGGCATTGCTGTACGAGCCCGAGGGTCTTACGGGCAAGGTTCCGGCGGTACTCAATCCGAACGGGCATGTCGGCAAGCCGGGCATGACCATCGACTACAAGCAGGCTCGGTGCATCAACCTGGCGAAGCGCGGCATGCTCGCACTGAACTACGAGTGGATCGGCATGGGGCAACTGGACGGCCCGGGCTATGCGCACGGCAACGCCTCGCACCTGGACCTGTGCGGCCGTGCCGGCTTGTCGGTCTTCTACCAATCGCTCAAGCGCGGGCTGGACGTGCTCTTATCTCATCCCTCGGCCGACCCGGAGCGGACGGCTGTGACGGGCCTGTCCGGCGGCGGCTGGCAGACGATTGTTTTCAGCTCGCTGGACACAAGGGTCAAGCTGTGTGCTCCCAACGCCGGTTACTGTGGCATTGAACGGCGCATCTGGGAGACCCGTGACATCGGCGACCGTGAACAGAATCCGCCCGACCTGGTGGCTATCGCCGATTACCCGGTGCTGACAGCCCTGCTCGCCCCGCGTCCGGCCCTGCTCATCTACAACGCGAACGACGATTGCTGTTTTTACGCAGCGACCGCCCGCTTGTCGGTGTTCGAGCCGGTTGCACCGGTGTATGAAATGCTCGGCGTGGGTGATCACTTCGCTTTTCACGTCAACAGCGATCCGGGCACGCACAATTACCTCAAAGACAATCGCCAGGCGTTTTACCGTTTCATTAACCGCCATTTCCTCCCGCCCGATCAGCGCAAGGATGAGGAGATCCCCTGCGAAGATGAGATCCGCAAGCCGGAGGAATTGAAGATCGAGTATCCGCCGGATCATGCGGACTTCTACAGTCTGGCGGCGGAAGCGATGCGCGATCTGCCGGCAACAAAGTGCCCGGCCGGGGCCGAGATTGCGCGGAAGCAATGGTCGGACAAGACGCGCGATGCTCTGGCGAAGGTCGTGCGAGCGGATCTGACTCTCAGGACCAGCCCGGTAGTGACGAAGCTGTCGGTGAGCACCATGCCGGTGGGGCAGACGCCTGGAACTGCCGTCCATTTGCGCCTCGGAGGCCAGTGGACGCTGCCGATGGTCGAGTATTCGCCAACGAAGGGTAGCCCGACTGTTTGCCATCTGATCGTCGCGGATGGCGGCATCGGAAAGACACGTGAGGTCGCAGCGACGGCACTTGGACGCGGCGAACGGGTGATTGTGGCCGACATACTGTTGACCGGTGAGTGCGTCCCGGGAATCACAGGTACGTGGCAGTTCGCCCAAATGATCGATGCCGTCGGTGCCCGCCCGCTGGGGATACAGGCGGGTCAACTCGATGCGATCATTGAGCATCTTGCCTGGCGGTACCCGGGCGAGGTGTTACACGTGACGACGATCGGCCGGGTCTCGGGTTTGGCGGCCCTGACGACGGCCGCGTTGACGCCCGGACGCCCGGCACGACTGACGCTCCAAGATATGATACCCAGCCTGAAGGACCTGATTACCGGGAAGGTCTCTTGGAACAGCGCTCCGTCGCTGTTCTGCTTCGGCTTGTTGGAGGTTGCCGACGTGCCCGAGCTGATTGAACTGGCCAAGCCGACCCAGGTGAGCATGCAATGA
- a CDS encoding dihydroorotase, translating to MAAQTLLIKGGRIIDPASGLDKIADLLLADGKVAGMNHNLNAPGAQTVDATGLIVCPGLIDVHVHLREPGDEDEETIETGTAAAVAGGFTSVACMPNTKPTLDDEASIEFIYHQSQRVGSCNVYPVGAITKDRQGKELAEMGQMVRSGAVAFSDDGSGVANTQLMIQALNYVRMFDKPILQHCEDPDVVGGGVMNGGATAVRLGLPGISPIAEELMLQRDLTLIRATGARYHVCHVSTARAVELVRQAKAAGLPVTAEVCAHHLVLTEDQCATYDPNFKMKPPLRTMEDVEACRRGVADGTIDCLATDHAPHGIQEKELEFLTAPFGIIGLESALPLFIRALVETGLMDWPAMIDRLTVRPAKMLSISKGTLAVGADADVTLIDPHCRWMIDVNQFRSKSRNCPFHGWEVTGRAVMTIVGGEIKHRLNRMAVA from the coding sequence ATGGCTGCACAGACCCTCCTCATCAAGGGCGGAAGAATCATTGACCCGGCCTCAGGCCTGGATAAGATCGCCGACCTGCTCCTGGCCGACGGCAAGGTCGCCGGAATGAACCACAACCTGAACGCGCCAGGCGCTCAAACCGTCGACGCAACAGGGCTGATTGTCTGCCCAGGTCTGATCGACGTTCACGTCCACCTTCGCGAACCCGGCGACGAGGACGAAGAGACCATCGAGACCGGAACAGCAGCGGCCGTCGCGGGCGGATTCACCTCCGTGGCCTGTATGCCCAATACCAAGCCGACTCTCGACGACGAAGCTTCCATCGAATTCATCTACCACCAGTCGCAACGGGTCGGCTCCTGCAACGTCTACCCGGTCGGCGCGATCACCAAAGACCGCCAAGGCAAGGAGCTCGCCGAGATGGGTCAGATGGTCCGCTCCGGCGCGGTGGCCTTCTCTGACGACGGAAGCGGTGTGGCCAACACGCAACTGATGATCCAGGCCCTCAACTACGTTCGAATGTTCGACAAGCCGATCCTCCAGCACTGCGAGGATCCGGATGTCGTGGGCGGCGGCGTCATGAACGGCGGAGCCACGGCCGTCCGGCTTGGCCTCCCCGGCATCAGCCCCATCGCGGAGGAACTCATGCTCCAGCGGGACCTGACGCTGATCCGTGCCACCGGAGCCCGCTACCACGTGTGCCACGTCTCCACCGCCAGGGCCGTTGAGCTGGTACGCCAGGCAAAAGCCGCCGGCTTGCCGGTGACCGCCGAGGTATGCGCCCATCACCTCGTCCTGACAGAAGATCAGTGCGCCACCTACGACCCGAACTTCAAGATGAAACCGCCGCTGCGAACGATGGAAGATGTCGAGGCCTGCCGGCGAGGCGTCGCCGACGGCACGATCGACTGCCTGGCGACCGACCACGCCCCGCACGGAATCCAGGAAAAGGAACTGGAGTTCCTTACCGCCCCGTTCGGGATCATCGGCCTGGAATCGGCCCTGCCCTTGTTCATCAGGGCACTGGTCGAGACGGGCCTGATGGACTGGCCTGCCATGATCGACCGACTGACGGTCCGCCCGGCGAAAATGCTCTCAATCAGTAAGGGCACGCTGGCCGTTGGGGCCGACGCCGACGTGACGCTGATCGACCCGCATTGCCGCTGGATGATCGACGTGAACCAATTCCGCTCCAAGAGCCGCAACTGTCCATTCCACGGGTGGGAAGTCACCGGCCGTGCGGTGATGACCATCGTGGGCGGCGAGATCAAGCACCGGCTCAATCGCATGGCCGTTGCGTGA
- a CDS encoding lipopolysaccharide kinase InaA family protein, translating to MTDQPASASIAPRVKPNRELVEPHEWIRRRIDDWHWRIRSDWLALFESSQCPSWLDLQNDPRARLFKSNEIRDVFRVQTDCGAVFAKIARPVTWLDRLRRLILGPDSLREWRAAEHAIRCGIATVVPVAAAWRSTNGREPASIFITMETPDAEQLDTWWLRAGIGSSLRRNDRNAVIDAVAELIARAHHGAFVHTDLHAGNILVFPYGDGRYGACFVDLQAVSIRRRLSNRRAIRNLAAFGNWFRFNASLTDRMRFLHAYMAWRGRLRPDLNLIQDRRRLVGELEHAARIHANAQAAKRDRQALRNGRRFGILRLDRRTRARVFLWTKQTTPGSAVPKTPLTRRWWRGQLASRVLSTPGTDRICRRSRSEHARGSFDLELEDGKSIPVVLLGRRPTLGRQLKHVLFSSPEMRLWKTANALLNRGIPAARPLAVCERRCCGLLRYALVLIEKPPGARSLHEFIQEQTRGLPPQERHRVRAGIAGQIGALFRKLDEEGFVYDKLKASDLTICLSRFSADKPVVVLSGYLDLRQARSRDPLANLPALIRLSADLRECPHVSRTDRLRVLKRYLDRFGKPAADWRQVWREMG from the coding sequence ATGACCGACCAGCCAGCCTCAGCCAGCATCGCCCCACGCGTCAAGCCGAACAGAGAGCTTGTCGAGCCCCACGAATGGATCCGCCGCCGCATCGACGACTGGCACTGGCGAATCCGCTCGGACTGGCTGGCTCTGTTCGAATCATCGCAATGCCCTTCCTGGCTCGATCTCCAAAACGACCCCCGCGCGAGACTGTTCAAAAGCAATGAGATTCGAGACGTGTTCCGTGTCCAAACAGACTGCGGCGCGGTGTTCGCCAAGATCGCCCGGCCGGTAACCTGGTTGGACCGTCTGCGACGTCTGATCCTCGGCCCTGACAGCCTGCGCGAGTGGCGGGCGGCCGAGCACGCGATCCGGTGTGGAATCGCCACCGTCGTGCCCGTGGCCGCGGCGTGGCGATCAACAAACGGGCGCGAACCGGCAAGTATCTTCATCACAATGGAGACGCCGGATGCCGAACAACTTGACACCTGGTGGCTTCGAGCCGGCATCGGGAGTTCGTTGCGAAGAAACGACCGAAACGCGGTCATCGACGCCGTGGCTGAGCTGATCGCACGCGCACATCACGGGGCCTTCGTGCACACAGACCTGCATGCCGGCAACATTCTGGTCTTCCCGTACGGTGACGGCAGGTATGGCGCTTGCTTCGTCGACCTGCAGGCTGTTTCCATCCGCCGTCGCCTCAGTAATCGCCGGGCCATCCGTAACTTGGCCGCCTTCGGCAACTGGTTCCGCTTCAACGCCTCGTTGACCGACCGGATGCGGTTTCTCCATGCTTACATGGCGTGGCGCGGGCGACTCCGGCCGGACCTGAACCTGATTCAAGACCGGCGCAGGCTCGTCGGAGAACTTGAGCACGCAGCACGGATTCATGCAAATGCCCAGGCCGCCAAACGCGACCGCCAGGCTCTTCGCAACGGCCGGCGATTCGGCATCCTCCGTCTCGACCGCAGGACAAGAGCCCGCGTGTTCCTCTGGACCAAACAGACGACGCCGGGCTCGGCGGTCCCCAAGACGCCGTTGACACGCCGGTGGTGGCGAGGGCAACTGGCATCGAGAGTGCTTTCCACCCCGGGAACAGACAGAATCTGCCGCAGAAGCAGAAGTGAACACGCCCGGGGTTCATTCGATCTGGAACTCGAAGACGGCAAGTCCATCCCGGTGGTCCTCCTGGGCAGGCGCCCTACCCTTGGCCGGCAACTGAAACACGTCTTATTCTCGTCTCCCGAGATGCGACTCTGGAAAACAGCCAACGCCCTGCTCAACCGGGGCATCCCGGCCGCACGCCCCTTGGCCGTCTGCGAAAGGCGATGCTGCGGCTTGCTCCGATACGCTCTCGTTCTCATCGAGAAGCCCCCAGGGGCACGATCGCTGCACGAATTCATCCAGGAACAGACGAGGGGCTTGCCGCCCCAGGAGCGGCATCGCGTCAGGGCCGGCATCGCCGGCCAAATCGGCGCGTTGTTCCGCAAGCTCGATGAGGAAGGCTTCGTTTACGACAAACTGAAGGCCTCGGACCTCACCATATGTCTTAGCCGGTTTTCTGCCGACAAGCCCGTTGTGGTTTTGAGCGGATACCTCGACCTCCGCCAGGCCCGCTCTCGCGACCCGCTCGCCAACCTCCCCGCGCTCATTCGACTCAGCGCAGACCTGCGAGAGTGTCCACACGTCAGCCGGACCGACCGGCTGCGGGTGCTCAAGCGATACCTCGACCGCTTCGGCAAACCGGCGGCCGACTGGAGGCAAGTCTGGCGAGAGATGGGATGA